Proteins encoded by one window of Bacteroidia bacterium:
- a CDS encoding gamma carbonic anhydrase family protein has protein sequence MALIKPVNGILPKFGKNFYAAENATIIGQVVMGDDCSVWFNAVVRGDVHSITIGNKVNIQDGAIIHCTYQKAPTVVGNNVSIGHNAIVHGCTLEDNVLIGMGAIVMDHAIIKTNAIIAAGSVVLENTVVESGCIYAGVPAKKVKEVSPEHFKDLNERIANNYVMYSGWFKEDAN, from the coding sequence ATGGCACTGATAAAACCTGTTAATGGCATACTGCCGAAATTTGGGAAGAACTTTTATGCTGCTGAAAATGCCACAATAATTGGGCAGGTGGTGATGGGTGATGATTGCAGTGTTTGGTTTAATGCAGTAGTAAGAGGTGATGTACATTCAATTACAATTGGCAATAAAGTAAATATTCAGGATGGCGCTATTATTCACTGCACCTATCAGAAAGCACCAACTGTTGTGGGTAACAATGTTTCAATCGGTCATAATGCCATTGTTCATGGCTGTACACTTGAAGATAATGTGTTGATAGGTATGGGCGCAATAGTAATGGATCATGCCATCATTAAAACAAATGCAATAATTGCAGCAGGCTCTGTTGTGCTGGAAAATACTGTGGTAGAATCAGGTTGTATCTATGCAGGAGTTCCTGCAAAAAAGGTAAAAGAAGTGAGCCCTGAACATTTCAAAGATTTGAACGAGCGTATTGCCAATAACTATGTTATGTATTCCGGCTGGTTTAAAGAAGATGCTAATTAA
- the atpG gene encoding ATP synthase F1 subunit gamma, producing the protein MANLKEVRLRIASVNSTQQITKAMKMVSAAKLRRAQDAILQMRPYAAKLREILENLSQSLSSDGSPFTKVRAANNILIVSISSNRGLAGAFNSSVIKATSRLLNETYQKQTKEGKVKVLAIGKKSGDFFAKNQNVYAGNENSLYSALNFANTAQIAERIMDEFAKEKWDRVILVYNQFKNAAVQILQTEQLLPIIPPASQEKSKTVSDYIFEPNKESIVSELLPTAVKTQLFKAVLDSHASEHGARMTAMNKATDNAGELIKDLRLQYNKARQAAITNEILEIVAGAEALNG; encoded by the coding sequence ATGGCAAATTTAAAAGAAGTTCGACTGCGCATTGCTTCGGTAAATTCTACTCAGCAAATTACCAAAGCAATGAAAATGGTTTCTGCCGCAAAGTTGCGCAGAGCTCAGGATGCAATTTTGCAAATGCGTCCTTATGCTGCCAAACTGAGAGAGATACTTGAAAATCTTTCACAAAGTTTATCATCAGACGGAAGCCCATTTACCAAAGTTCGTGCTGCAAATAATATCCTCATCGTTTCAATTTCTTCAAACCGTGGTCTTGCAGGTGCATTTAACTCATCGGTAATAAAGGCAACATCAAGATTGCTTAATGAAACCTATCAGAAACAAACAAAAGAAGGAAAAGTAAAAGTTCTTGCCATTGGTAAAAAATCAGGAGACTTTTTTGCAAAGAATCAAAATGTTTATGCAGGCAATGAAAACAGTTTATACAGTGCATTGAATTTTGCAAACACTGCTCAAATTGCTGAACGTATTATGGATGAGTTTGCAAAAGAAAAATGGGATAGAGTGATTTTGGTTTATAATCAGTTTAAAAATGCAGCTGTACAGATATTGCAGACCGAACAATTATTGCCAATAATTCCTCCTGCTTCGCAAGAAAAAAGCAAAACTGTAAGCGATTATATCTTTGAACCCAATAAAGAATCTATCGTTAGCGAACTGTTACCTACAGCAGTAAAAACGCAGTTGTTTAAAGCTGTTCTTGATTCTCATGCAAGTGAGCATGGTGCCCGAATGACAGCTATGAACAAAGCCACCGACAATGCAGGTGAATTAATTAAAGACCTTCGTCTGCAATATAATAAAGCCAGACAGGCAGCTATCACCAATGAGATTCTTGAGATTGTGGCAGGTGCAGAAGCACTTAACGGATAA
- the atpA gene encoding F0F1 ATP synthase subunit alpha, producing MVEIRPDEVSAILRQQLSGFKTSSDLQEVGTVLQVGDGIARIYGLTNVQSGELIEFENGLKGVVLNLEEDNVGAVLLGTSSDIKEGDTAKRTGLIASINVGEGMLGRVVDTLGNPIDGKGPIQGETFEMPLERKAPGVIFRQPVNEPLQTGIKAIDAMIPIGRGQRELVIGDRQTGKTAVCIDTIINQKEFYEAGKPVYCIYVAIGQKGSTVANIVKTLEERGAMPYTVIVSASASEPAPMQFYAPFAGAAIGEYFRDTGRPALIIYDDLSKQAVAYREVSLLLRRPPGREAYPGDVFYLHSRLLERAAKINASDSIAQQMNDLPDSLKGKVKGGGSLTALPIIETQAGDVSAYIPTNVISITDGQIFLEANLFNSGVRPAINVGISVSRVGGNAQIKSMKKVAGTLKLDQAQYRELEAFAKFGSDLDAATKNVLDKGARNVEILKQGQYSPLRVEQQVAIIYLGTKGLLRNVDVKKVREFETNYLSLLEATQKPILDRLKKGEFDDSITSVLEKVAADLAPKYS from the coding sequence ATGGTAGAGATAAGACCCGATGAGGTTTCAGCAATTTTGAGACAACAACTTTCTGGATTTAAAACTTCTTCCGACTTACAGGAAGTTGGTACCGTATTGCAGGTTGGTGATGGTATTGCACGTATATATGGACTAACCAATGTTCAGTCAGGTGAGCTGATTGAATTTGAAAACGGACTTAAAGGTGTAGTGCTTAACCTTGAAGAAGATAATGTAGGTGCCGTATTACTTGGTACTTCATCAGATATTAAAGAAGGTGATACAGCAAAACGTACAGGCCTGATTGCATCAATAAATGTTGGTGAAGGCATGCTTGGTCGCGTTGTTGATACCTTAGGTAATCCTATTGATGGTAAAGGACCTATTCAGGGCGAAACATTCGAAATGCCATTGGAGCGTAAAGCACCGGGCGTAATTTTCCGTCAGCCTGTAAACGAGCCATTACAAACAGGTATCAAAGCTATTGATGCTATGATTCCAATCGGACGTGGTCAACGTGAGTTGGTTATCGGTGACCGTCAGACAGGAAAAACAGCGGTGTGTATTGATACCATTATTAACCAAAAAGAATTTTATGAAGCAGGTAAACCGGTATATTGTATCTATGTAGCCATAGGACAAAAAGGTTCTACTGTTGCAAACATTGTAAAAACATTAGAAGAGCGTGGAGCCATGCCATATACTGTAATCGTATCGGCCTCTGCTTCTGAACCTGCACCTATGCAGTTTTATGCTCCGTTTGCCGGTGCTGCCATCGGAGAATATTTCCGCGACACAGGTCGTCCGGCTTTGATTATTTATGATGACTTATCTAAACAAGCTGTTGCATATCGTGAGGTATCTTTGTTGTTGAGAAGACCTCCGGGACGTGAAGCATACCCCGGTGACGTATTTTATTTACATAGCCGCTTACTTGAGCGTGCCGCAAAAATAAATGCATCAGACAGCATTGCTCAACAAATGAATGACCTTCCTGATTCATTAAAAGGAAAAGTGAAAGGCGGTGGATCGTTAACAGCACTTCCAATCATCGAAACACAGGCAGGTGACGTGTCAGCATATATTCCAACCAACGTAATTTCTATTACTGATGGTCAGATATTCCTTGAGGCAAACCTGTTTAATAGCGGTGTACGTCCTGCTATTAACGTGGGTATTTCTGTATCACGTGTTGGTGGTAATGCACAGATTAAATCAATGAAAAAAGTTGCAGGAACATTAAAACTCGATCAGGCTCAATATCGCGAGTTGGAAGCGTTTGCAAAATTCGGCTCTGACCTTGATGCTGCTACTAAAAACGTATTGGATAAAGGTGCCCGTAACGTAGAGATTCTTAAACAAGGACAGTACTCTCCATTGCGAGTTGAACAGCAGGTTGCCATAATTTATCTTGGAACAAAAGGTTTATTACGTAATGTTGATGTAAAGAAAGTAAGAGAGTTTGAAACCAATTATCTGAGCCTTCTTGAAGCAACACAAAAACCTATTCTCGATAGATTGAAGAAAGGTGAATTTGATGACAGTATCACCTCAGTATTAGAAAAAGTGGCTGCAGACTTAGCACCAAAATATTCGTAA
- a CDS encoding Fe-Mn family superoxide dismutase, producing MKNRRDFIKTSAMAAGTLALYGIGSKVAFASETNEDNLFKLPDLEYGFEALEPNIDALTMEIHYTKHHQGYVNNLNKAVVAEKLQGQSLNDLLAKVSKHSTAIRNNAGGHYNHSFFWKLMRPGGSKTPTDALAEAITKDFSNIDNLQKTFSDAAKNRFGSGWAWLIKSTDGKLSVTSTPNQDNTLMDIAEVKGTPVLGIDVWEHAYYLHYQNKRADYVSAWWNLINWDVALENYNS from the coding sequence ATGAAAAACAGACGAGATTTCATAAAAACATCTGCAATGGCAGCAGGTACGCTGGCATTGTACGGAATTGGCAGCAAGGTTGCCTTCGCATCAGAAACCAACGAAGACAATTTGTTTAAGTTGCCTGATTTGGAATATGGCTTTGAGGCATTAGAGCCAAACATAGATGCACTGACGATGGAAATACATTACACTAAGCATCATCAGGGATATGTAAACAATCTAAACAAAGCAGTTGTTGCAGAAAAATTACAAGGTCAGTCTTTAAATGATTTGTTAGCTAAGGTCTCGAAACATTCAACAGCAATTCGCAACAATGCAGGTGGACATTATAATCATTCTTTTTTCTGGAAGTTGATGCGTCCGGGAGGATCTAAAACACCAACCGATGCTTTGGCCGAAGCCATCACAAAAGATTTTAGCAATATTGACAACTTGCAAAAAACATTTTCTGATGCAGCAAAAAACAGATTTGGTTCCGGATGGGCTTGGCTTATTAAATCAACCGATGGCAAACTAAGTGTTACATCTACTCCAAATCAGGACAACACGCTGATGGACATTGCCGAAGTTAAAGGCACACCTGTTTTGGGAATTGATGTTTGGGAGCATGCTTACTACTTGCATTATCAGAACAAAAGAGCAGATTATGTTAGTGCCTGGTGGAATCTGATAAACTGGGATGTAGCACTTGAAAATTATAATTCCTGA
- a CDS encoding DMT family transporter — MHISILLWGFTGIFGKAIEMNAIMIVWYRMIISAVALIPFMVKHKQFILPDKKRFASIIITGFVVCLHWLTFYASIKASNVSIALSCFASVSLFSALLEPLFYRKKINKQNIILALFVLVGIYIIFAFQQLYAMGIVLALISALLGALFTILNKIFVSNDEPAPVTFIELLSGFVFLSILLPLILPAFNVSFQIPSTIDWVWLLLLSVVCTSVAFTLSLEALKKVSAFTMNLSVNLEPLYSIVLAIILFKENELLNNGFYIGAVIVISSVFIHSLMQYRVRDKSISEQG, encoded by the coding sequence ATGCACATTTCCATTTTGTTGTGGGGGTTTACCGGCATATTCGGTAAGGCAATTGAGATGAATGCCATCATGATTGTATGGTATAGAATGATCATCAGTGCAGTGGCATTGATACCGTTCATGGTAAAGCATAAACAGTTTATATTACCTGATAAAAAAAGGTTTGCGTCCATTATCATCACAGGTTTTGTAGTTTGTCTGCACTGGCTCACTTTCTATGCTTCAATAAAAGCTTCGAATGTATCTATTGCGCTCAGTTGTTTTGCTTCTGTTTCATTATTCTCTGCATTGCTTGAGCCATTATTTTATCGCAAAAAAATAAATAAGCAAAACATCATCCTGGCATTGTTTGTACTCGTTGGCATCTACATCATTTTTGCTTTTCAACAGTTATATGCTATGGGTATTGTTCTGGCATTAATCAGTGCACTGTTGGGCGCCTTGTTTACTATTCTGAATAAAATATTTGTAAGCAATGATGAGCCTGCACCGGTTACATTCATAGAATTACTCAGCGGGTTTGTGTTTTTATCCATTCTTCTTCCACTCATTTTACCGGCTTTTAATGTTAGCTTTCAAATACCTTCTACTATTGATTGGGTATGGCTGTTGTTGTTGAGTGTAGTTTGTACTTCTGTGGCATTCACCCTTTCATTGGAGGCGCTAAAAAAAGTAAGTGCATTCACCATGAACCTCTCCGTAAATCTTGAACCGCTTTACAGTATTGTTCTGGCAATAATTTTATTTAAAGAGAATGAATTGCTCAATAACGGTTTCTACATTGGCGCAGTCATTGTCATCAGTTCTGTATTCATTCATAGTCTGATGCAATACAGGGTCAGAGATAAATCAATCTCCGAGCAAGGCTAA
- a CDS encoding GH25 family lysozyme has translation MAKKQSLGKRIVLVTLLFCGIAVLAFFYRNQIIRYGYKAWRLEKRLFDKNTGSATKIRFPKGYEVHGIDVSRWQTDIDWSKLKAADLNGDTINFSFAFIKATEGILLEDPTFIDNWESAQKNNIIRGAYHYFLPNADVSLQAKNFISSVKLKKGDMPPLIDVEEKGSLTKKELVKKLKQFIVIIEKQYKVKPILYSNISFIEDYLADDFPDYNFWIAHYYEDELKIEKTVKWLFWQHSDRVSIPGSNSFYDANVFNGNKKDLKKLLIK, from the coding sequence ATGGCGAAGAAACAATCATTAGGAAAAAGAATAGTTTTAGTTACACTGCTGTTTTGTGGTATAGCAGTTCTTGCATTTTTTTATCGTAATCAAATAATCCGTTATGGCTATAAAGCCTGGCGCCTTGAAAAAAGATTGTTTGATAAAAATACCGGTTCTGCAACAAAAATACGTTTTCCAAAAGGCTATGAAGTACATGGCATTGATGTTTCACGATGGCAGACAGACATTGACTGGAGTAAATTAAAAGCTGCTGACCTAAATGGAGATACCATTAATTTCAGTTTTGCATTTATTAAAGCCACCGAGGGAATATTGCTTGAAGACCCTACATTTATTGATAACTGGGAGAGTGCACAAAAAAATAATATTATTCGTGGAGCTTATCATTATTTCCTTCCCAATGCTGATGTTTCTTTACAAGCAAAAAATTTTATTTCAAGTGTAAAATTAAAAAAAGGTGATATGCCTCCCTTAATTGATGTAGAAGAAAAAGGTAGTCTTACAAAAAAAGAATTGGTAAAAAAACTAAAACAATTTATTGTAATCATCGAAAAACAATATAAAGTTAAACCTATTCTTTATTCCAATATTAGCTTTATTGAAGACTATTTGGCTGATGATTTCCCTGACTACAATTTTTGGATTGCACACTATTATGAAGATGAATTAAAAATTGAGAAAACGGTAAAATGGCTTTTTTGGCAACACTCCGACCGTGTTTCTATTCCGGGTTCAAACTCATTTTATGATGCCAATGTGTTTAATGGTAATAAAAAAGATTTAAAAAAATTATTGATTAAATAA
- a CDS encoding acyl-CoA dehydrogenase family protein translates to MEFAATENQQMIAQTVKDFAEKHIRPNVMTWDEAQDFPVDVFKKMGDIGLMGILVPEQYQGAGLGYFEYVTAIVEVARVCGSVGLSMAAHNSLCTGHILAFGNEEQKNKWLPKLATGQWIGAWGLTEANTGSDAMRMQCVAKQDGDSWVINGAKNWITHGKSGDVAVVLARTGELLDSNGITAFVVERGTPGFKAGKKENKLGMRCSETAEMIFEDCRIPASNILGKVGDGFKQAMKILDGGRISIAALSLGIAKGAFDASVKYAKERQQFGQPIANFQAIGFKLAEMATKIEAAELLILQAADLKNRGEKVTRQSAFAKYYASEVAVYVSTEAVQIFGGYGYTKDFPVEKFYRDSKLCTIGEGTSEIQKLVIARELLK, encoded by the coding sequence ATGGAATTTGCAGCTACAGAAAATCAACAAATGATTGCACAAACGGTAAAAGATTTTGCCGAAAAACATATCAGACCCAATGTGATGACATGGGATGAAGCTCAGGATTTTCCTGTTGATGTTTTTAAAAAAATGGGTGATATTGGTCTAATGGGCATATTGGTACCGGAGCAATATCAAGGCGCTGGTTTAGGTTATTTTGAATACGTTACTGCCATTGTAGAAGTGGCAAGAGTGTGTGGATCTGTAGGCTTGTCAATGGCTGCGCATAACTCATTATGTACAGGACATATTTTAGCATTTGGAAACGAAGAGCAGAAAAATAAATGGCTACCTAAATTAGCTACCGGACAATGGATAGGTGCTTGGGGGCTAACAGAAGCTAATACAGGCAGCGATGCCATGCGCATGCAATGTGTGGCAAAGCAAGATGGCGACAGTTGGGTTATTAATGGAGCAAAAAACTGGATTACCCATGGCAAAAGTGGCGATGTGGCAGTAGTGCTTGCCCGCACCGGTGAATTGCTCGATTCCAATGGCATCACAGCATTTGTCGTTGAGCGCGGAACACCAGGATTTAAAGCAGGTAAGAAAGAAAATAAATTAGGAATGCGATGCAGCGAAACTGCTGAAATGATTTTTGAGGATTGTAGAATTCCGGCTTCCAATATTTTAGGTAAAGTAGGTGACGGTTTTAAACAAGCCATGAAAATATTGGATGGTGGACGCATTTCTATTGCCGCACTATCATTAGGAATTGCAAAGGGTGCATTTGATGCATCGGTTAAATATGCAAAAGAAAGACAACAATTTGGGCAGCCCATTGCAAACTTTCAGGCAATAGGTTTTAAGTTGGCCGAAATGGCAACAAAGATTGAAGCAGCTGAGCTTTTAATTTTACAAGCAGCTGATCTAAAAAACCGTGGTGAAAAAGTTACCCGTCAATCGGCTTTTGCAAAATATTATGCTTCGGAAGTGGCAGTTTATGTTAGCACAGAAGCTGTGCAGATTTTTGGTGGCTACGGTTACACCAAAGATTTTCCGGTAGAGAAATTTTATCGTGACAGCAAACTTTGCACCATAGGAGAAGGCACTTCCGAAATTCAAAAATTAGTTATTGCAAGAGAATTGCTGAAGTAA
- a CDS encoding peptidylprolyl isomerase — MALSQTDKSQAKLQAEKSQNKETMVEITTNLGTMRFKLYNETPLHRDNFIKLANEGFYDSTLFHRVIKSFMIQGGDPQSKNAAAGAMLGNGGPGYTIPAEFNAALCHKKGALAAARLGDQVNPQKASSGSQFYIVQGKPASDNDLTMMENAKHMKYTPEQRKEYTTVGGTPFLDMDYTVFGELVSGMDVLDKIAAEATNAQNRPLQDIRMTVKVIK; from the coding sequence ATGGCACTGTCACAAACCGATAAAAGTCAGGCAAAACTTCAGGCAGAAAAAAGTCAAAACAAAGAAACTATGGTAGAAATTACAACCAATTTAGGTACAATGCGCTTTAAACTCTACAATGAAACACCATTGCACCGCGATAATTTTATTAAACTTGCCAATGAAGGTTTTTACGACAGCACGTTGTTTCATCGTGTTATTAAAAGTTTTATGATTCAGGGTGGTGACCCACAATCTAAAAATGCTGCTGCCGGAGCTATGTTGGGTAATGGTGGTCCCGGATATACAATACCTGCTGAATTTAATGCTGCATTATGCCATAAAAAAGGTGCGTTGGCAGCTGCACGTCTGGGTGATCAGGTAAATCCGCAAAAAGCATCTTCTGGTAGTCAGTTTTACATTGTACAAGGAAAACCTGCTTCCGACAACGATCTTACCATGATGGAAAATGCAAAGCACATGAAATATACTCCTGAGCAGCGCAAAGAATACACAACCGTTGGCGGCACTCCGTTTTTAGATATGGACTACACTGTTTTTGGTGAATTGGTTTCCGGCATGGATGTGCTCGATAAGATTGCAGCAGAGGCTACCAATGCTCAAAACCGACCTTTGCAAGATATTAGAATGACTGTTAAGGTGATAAAATAA
- a CDS encoding glycosyltransferase: MLFLLLIPAMYFFLTFRWMIGFNVLANKQLPVNQNQINNFFSIIIAVRNEQANIKRLLNSLAEQSYNKSNFEIIIVDDHSEDETVTTAKHLFDLLKLNGAVFSLQNSNGKKAAIAEGVKASKAEVIITTDADCVFNHDWLLTINNEFNFSKPDMLILPVVLQGKGELSKIQQTESLGLAALTLGSLAIGKPLMCNGANLVFKKNAYLQINNAELRHDVPSGDDTFFMLSLFAKNKQSIQALASDKVVVTSDALSGLSALINQRIRWASKVKHYKQQYIKTTGLFVAIFSVLQYAAVFGLIILPTVSQLWLVSAVTLATKWICDFIFIQNVSSKLKQKFYPGAYVLMQLLYPVYTFVVGVLSLSNHYQWKGRSYPKD; the protein is encoded by the coding sequence ATGCTTTTTTTGTTATTGATTCCTGCAATGTATTTTTTTCTGACCTTCAGATGGATGATTGGCTTTAATGTATTAGCAAATAAGCAACTTCCGGTTAATCAGAATCAAATCAATAATTTTTTTTCAATAATCATTGCTGTACGTAATGAACAAGCCAACATAAAACGATTACTGAATTCATTGGCAGAACAGAGTTATAATAAATCAAATTTTGAAATTATTATTGTTGACGATCATTCTGAAGATGAAACTGTAACAACTGCTAAACATTTGTTTGACTTGCTCAAGTTAAATGGTGCCGTATTTTCACTTCAGAATTCAAATGGAAAAAAAGCTGCTATTGCAGAAGGAGTTAAAGCAAGTAAAGCAGAAGTAATAATTACAACTGATGCCGATTGCGTTTTTAATCATGATTGGCTATTGACAATAAATAACGAATTTAATTTTTCGAAGCCCGATATGTTAATATTGCCTGTTGTTTTACAAGGCAAAGGGGAATTATCAAAAATTCAACAGACAGAATCATTAGGATTAGCTGCATTAACACTTGGGTCATTAGCTATTGGAAAACCATTAATGTGCAATGGTGCCAATTTGGTTTTTAAAAAGAATGCCTATCTGCAAATAAATAATGCTGAATTGCGGCATGATGTACCTTCAGGAGATGATACTTTTTTTATGTTGTCATTGTTTGCAAAGAACAAGCAAAGCATACAAGCTTTAGCTTCCGATAAAGTAGTTGTAACTTCTGATGCTCTTTCCGGTTTATCAGCATTGATAAATCAGCGAATAAGATGGGCATCAAAAGTGAAACATTACAAACAACAGTATATTAAAACAACCGGTTTGTTTGTTGCAATATTTTCTGTATTGCAATATGCTGCTGTTTTTGGTTTGATAATTTTGCCAACAGTGAGTCAGCTTTGGTTGGTGTCAGCAGTAACATTAGCAACAAAATGGATATGTGATTTTATTTTTATTCAGAATGTATCATCAAAGCTTAAACAGAAATTTTATCCCGGTGCTTACGTGTTAATGCAGTTGCTCTATCCTGTCTATACTTTTGTTGTTGGTGTTTTAAGCCTGTCAAATCATTATCAATGGAAGGGAAGGTCATACCCTAAAGATTAA
- a CDS encoding Maf family nucleotide pyrophosphatase yields the protein MNQLKQKIILASRSPRRQQLLQMMGIEFEVRTKETGEDYPDHLQNEQIVLYLASKKAIAFENEIKENELLISADTIVVHQNKVLNKPADYNEAVKMLTALKGSMHEVYTGVCIASINKKELLYDKSEVYFRNYTTEDIHYYISNFKPYDKAGSYGIQDWFGLTCIEKINGCFYNVMGLPTRKVYQQLINF from the coding sequence ATGAACCAACTCAAACAAAAAATAATTCTGGCTTCACGTTCACCACGCAGACAACAGCTTTTGCAAATGATGGGTATTGAATTTGAAGTAAGAACTAAAGAAACAGGTGAAGATTATCCAGACCATTTGCAGAACGAACAGATAGTTTTATATCTCGCTTCAAAAAAAGCCATTGCCTTTGAAAATGAGATTAAAGAAAACGAATTACTCATCAGTGCCGACACCATTGTTGTACATCAGAATAAAGTGCTGAATAAACCGGCAGACTATAATGAAGCTGTTAAAATGCTCACTGCTCTTAAAGGCAGCATGCATGAAGTTTATACCGGAGTTTGCATTGCTTCCATCAACAAAAAAGAATTGCTCTATGACAAGAGTGAAGTTTATTTTCGCAACTACACAACTGAAGATATTCACTATTACATTAGCAACTTTAAACCTTATGACAAAGCAGGGTCTTACGGTATTCAGGATTGGTTTGGCCTGACATGTATAGAAAAAATTAACGGTTGCTTTTATAATGTTATGGGATTGCCAACAAGAAAAGTTTATCAGCAATTAATAAATTTTTAG
- a CDS encoding aminotransferase class I/II-fold pyridoxal phosphate-dependent enzyme, translating into MMQATIEKGAYSASDMAETLIGSEIIKLAGEVNEQIKKGNKIFNLTIGDYDPTIFPIPDALKNEIIKAYKEGYTNYPVANGQPELRNAVAGYINKLQKLQYSSNEILISGGARPLIYALYKTVVNPGEKVVFPIPSWNNNHYCHLSQAEAIAVETLPQNNFMPLASELKSHLSSAALVALCSPLNPTGTVFGGKQLMEICELILQENKRREGKKPLYLMYDQIYMALTFGNTKHVDPVSLLPEMRPYTIYIDGLSKAFSATGLRVGWAFGPAGIIDKMKSILSHVGAWSPKAEQVATAHFLTQEKEVDAFLSHYKSKVEKRLSAFYDGFLKMKNDGLPVNAIDPQAAIYLTVQFDILNKVMPDGKRINNSNDITSFLINYAKVALVPFSAFGAATTSNWFRLSIGTAHLEDIEQMFVSLRKALALLGD; encoded by the coding sequence ATGATGCAAGCTACAATTGAAAAAGGGGCATATTCTGCTTCTGATATGGCCGAAACTTTAATTGGTTCGGAAATTATAAAACTCGCTGGCGAAGTAAACGAGCAAATTAAAAAAGGTAATAAAATTTTTAACCTGACCATTGGCGATTATGACCCAACCATTTTTCCAATTCCTGATGCGCTAAAAAATGAAATTATTAAAGCTTATAAGGAAGGTTACACCAATTACCCTGTTGCCAACGGTCAACCGGAGTTGCGCAATGCTGTTGCAGGCTATATTAATAAACTGCAAAAGTTACAATACAGCAGCAATGAGATTTTAATTTCCGGTGGTGCACGACCTCTCATTTATGCATTGTATAAAACAGTTGTAAACCCCGGAGAGAAAGTTGTTTTTCCGATTCCATCATGGAATAATAACCACTACTGCCATTTATCGCAGGCAGAAGCTATTGCTGTGGAAACATTGCCTCAGAATAATTTTATGCCTTTGGCATCGGAGCTCAAATCACATCTTTCATCGGCAGCATTGGTTGCGCTTTGTTCTCCATTAAATCCTACCGGAACAGTTTTTGGCGGTAAGCAATTGATGGAAATTTGTGAATTGATATTACAAGAAAATAAAAGAAGAGAAGGCAAGAAACCATTGTATCTGATGTACGATCAGATTTATATGGCTTTAACCTTTGGAAACACAAAACATGTTGATCCTGTTTCATTACTTCCTGAAATGCGGCCTTACACAATTTATATTGATGGACTTTCCAAAGCTTTTTCTGCAACAGGTCTGCGAGTAGGTTGGGCGTTTGGCCCGGCAGGAATTATTGATAAAATGAAATCTATTCTTTCGCATGTGGGAGCATGGTCACCTAAAGCCGAACAGGTAGCAACAGCACATTTTCTGACACAGGAGAAAGAGGTAGATGCATTTTTAAGTCATTACAAATCAAAAGTGGAAAAAAGACTGAGCGCATTTTATGATGGCTTTTTGAAAATGAAAAATGATGGATTACCTGTCAATGCCATTGATCCGCAAGCAGCCATTTACCTCACCGTTCAGTTTGATATTTTGAATAAGGTGATGCCGGATGGTAAGCGGATAAACAATTCAAATGATATAACATCTTTTCTCATTAACTATGCCAAGGTAGCCTTGGTGCCATTTTCCGCGTTTGGTGCAGCAACAACTTCAAATTGGTTTCGTCTCTCCATTGGAACTGCACATTTAGAAGATATTGAACAGATGTTTGTTTCTTTACGCAAAGCATTAGCCTTGCTCGGAGATTGA